One window from the genome of Gammaproteobacteria bacterium encodes:
- a CDS encoding CoA-acylating methylmalonate-semialdehyde dehydrogenase yields MVYKVPHFIDGSFIYGSGEKLQIFNPATSEIAGELDVADINLVNQAVESAKVAFQTWSKTSPAFRAKFLFRYKALLDQHRNELATLVTQEHGKTLVEAHGSIQRGIDVLDFACGISSHLKGDFAEEVATGVDCYGLRQPLGVCVGITPFNFPAMIPLWMFPLSIACGNTFILKPSEKDPSCSIKLIELAKEAELPNGVVNVLQGNRETVTALVQHRDIKAVSFVGSTPVAEQVYQMATAAHKRVQAFGGAKNHCVIMPDADFAEAAKMIVEAAFGSAGERCMAISVIVAVGEKTADELLSVMRPLIAKLQYGPGNQAHVDIGPLITKEHHQRVMDYIDLGISEGAKLILDGRNLESLAKQAGFFMGASVFNEVTPQMRIYQEEIFGPVLSVMTVADLDEAIHLISEHEYGNGTAIFTRDGYTARQFADQVQVGMVGINVPVPVPVAYHSFGGWKRSIFSDIGMYGDEGVRFYTKLKTVTTRWFPKE; encoded by the coding sequence ATGGTTTACAAAGTTCCCCATTTTATAGACGGAAGTTTTATCTATGGATCAGGCGAAAAACTTCAGATTTTTAATCCAGCCACGAGCGAAATTGCCGGTGAGTTAGATGTGGCGGATATCAATTTAGTCAATCAGGCTGTGGAATCAGCTAAGGTTGCGTTCCAAACTTGGTCTAAAACATCCCCCGCCTTTCGTGCTAAATTTCTATTTCGTTATAAAGCGCTTCTCGATCAACATCGAAATGAACTTGCGACACTCGTAACTCAGGAACATGGTAAGACGCTTGTTGAAGCGCATGGTTCTATTCAACGGGGTATTGATGTGCTGGATTTTGCCTGTGGTATTTCCAGTCATTTAAAAGGAGATTTTGCGGAAGAAGTTGCAACAGGTGTCGATTGCTATGGTCTAAGACAACCATTAGGAGTATGTGTTGGCATTACACCTTTTAATTTTCCAGCCATGATTCCCTTATGGATGTTTCCCTTAAGCATTGCATGTGGCAATACTTTTATTTTGAAACCATCCGAGAAAGATCCTTCTTGTTCAATCAAATTAATCGAACTTGCTAAAGAAGCAGAATTACCGAATGGCGTGGTTAATGTTTTACAGGGGAATCGAGAAACGGTTACGGCTTTAGTGCAACATCGTGATATTAAGGCGGTAAGTTTCGTGGGTTCTACTCCAGTGGCCGAACAAGTTTATCAAATGGCAACTGCGGCACACAAACGCGTGCAAGCTTTTGGTGGCGCCAAAAATCATTGTGTCATCATGCCTGATGCAGATTTTGCTGAAGCTGCAAAAATGATAGTTGAAGCAGCATTTGGTTCGGCAGGCGAACGTTGTATGGCTATCTCAGTCATTGTGGCAGTTGGTGAAAAAACTGCGGATGAACTCTTATCTGTTATGCGTCCGTTAATTGCCAAATTACAATATGGTCCTGGCAATCAGGCTCATGTCGATATTGGCCCTTTAATTACAAAAGAACATCATCAACGCGTCATGGATTATATCGATCTCGGTATCAGTGAAGGGGCTAAACTCATCCTGGATGGCCGCAATTTAGAATCATTAGCCAAACAAGCTGGATTTTTTATGGGAGCGAGCGTTTTTAACGAAGTCACTCCGCAAATGCGAATTTATCAGGAAGAAATTTTTGGCCCCGTTCTTTCAGTTATGACCGTTGCCGATCTTGATGAAGCAATCCATTTAATCAGTGAACATGAATATGGGAATGGTACCGCTATTTTTACACGCGATGGCTATACTGCACGACAATTTGCTGATCAAGTTCAAGTAGGCATGGTCGGCATTAATGTGCCAGTGCCCGTGCCAGTTGCGTATCATAGTTTCGGTGGATGGAAGCGTTCCATTTTTTCTGATATCGGTATGTATGGTGATGAAGGCGTGCGTTTTTATACAAAACTTAAAACGGTTACCACACGATGGTTTCCTAAGGAATAG
- a CDS encoding ABC transporter permease subunit (The N-terminal region of this protein, as described by TIGR01726, is a three transmembrane segment that identifies a subfamily of ABC transporter permease subunits, which specificities that include histidine, arginine, glutamine, glutamate, L-cystine (sic), the opines (in Agrobacterium) octopine and nopaline, etc.): MIEYWQYLPKILQGIGITLLLTLGSMILGMILTLIFTIGKELGPPLFRKLIDLMIWFICGTPLLVQIFLLYFGVAQFEWVRNSLLWSVLQYPFACAIIALTLNTACYSTVLFLGAIRSLPKNEVTAAYALGFTKWQAFKTIVLPRALQVVAPAYSNEVIMIVKNTSLASTITILDIMGVTQQLITESYQAIEWYMVAGLLYLVVNFFVMGLYQYFRKRNFYF, from the coding sequence ATGATTGAATATTGGCAATATCTTCCTAAAATCTTGCAAGGCATCGGCATTACTTTATTGCTTACATTAGGCTCGATGATATTGGGAATGATCTTGACGCTAATTTTTACGATAGGTAAAGAGCTCGGACCGCCTCTGTTTCGTAAGTTGATTGATTTAATGATTTGGTTTATTTGTGGTACGCCACTTTTAGTTCAAATTTTTCTACTTTATTTTGGTGTGGCGCAGTTTGAATGGGTCCGAAACTCCTTACTCTGGTCAGTGCTTCAGTATCCTTTTGCTTGTGCAATCATCGCACTGACACTAAATACCGCTTGTTATTCGACTGTTTTATTTTTAGGTGCCATTCGTTCATTACCTAAAAATGAAGTGACCGCAGCATACGCTTTAGGTTTCACTAAATGGCAAGCATTCAAAACAATAGTATTGCCACGCGCTTTACAGGTTGTGGCACCCGCCTATTCGAATGAAGTCATTATGATTGTCAAAAATACCTCTCTTGCAAGCACGATAACGATTCTTGATATCATGGGTGTAACACAACAATTGATAACAGAAAGTTATCAAGCCATAGAATGGTATATGGTAGCCGGCTTACTGTATTTAGTCGTAAACTTTTTTGTGATGGGTTTGTATCAATATTTTCGGAAACGTAATTTTTATTTTTGA
- a CDS encoding ABC transporter permease subunit (The N-terminal region of this protein, as described by TIGR01726, is a three transmembrane segment that identifies a subfamily of ABC transporter permease subunits, which specificities that include histidine, arginine, glutamine, glutamate, L-cystine (sic), the opines (in Agrobacterium) octopine and nopaline, etc.), which translates to MNGYLWQMLLGTVLTLQLALSAFVIGSLLGLFAAFLEASSNRFLRRLTSFFIFILRALPEILILFFIYFGLTTGLSEISQGYINISPFIAGCSTLSLIFSAYASQVFRSAFLSIHEGQLHAAQAFGFTTAQVFLKIKIPQAFRHALPGLGNLWLVLIKDTAIVTLIGLSDLMNQARMAAASTQDPFTFYFIAACIYLLITTISQTMFSLYGKHLSQGQRHD; encoded by the coding sequence ATGAATGGTTATCTATGGCAAATGCTTTTGGGAACGGTGCTAACTTTGCAGTTAGCATTATCAGCCTTTGTAATTGGCTCATTGTTAGGTCTTTTTGCTGCTTTTTTAGAAGCGTCATCTAATCGATTTTTACGCAGATTGACTAGTTTTTTTATTTTTATCTTGCGAGCTTTACCTGAAATTTTAATTTTATTCTTTATCTATTTTGGCTTAACGACGGGACTGAGTGAAATATCACAGGGCTATATTAATATCAGTCCATTTATTGCCGGCTGTTCAACGCTTAGTTTAATTTTTAGTGCCTATGCATCGCAAGTATTTAGAAGTGCTTTTCTCAGTATTCATGAAGGACAGCTTCATGCAGCGCAGGCTTTTGGTTTTACAACTGCACAAGTTTTTTTAAAAATTAAAATTCCCCAAGCTTTTCGCCATGCGCTGCCAGGCTTAGGAAATTTATGGTTAGTTTTAATCAAAGATACCGCTATTGTTACTTTAATCGGTTTGTCTGATTTAATGAATCAAGCAAGAATGGCAGCGGCAAGCACGCAAGACCCTTTTACTTTTTATTTCATTGCAGCTTGCATCTATCTTCTAATTACCACGATTTCACAGACTATGTTTTCCCTTTACGGCAAGCATTTGTCGCAAGGTCAACGTCATGATTGA
- the mmsB gene encoding 3-hydroxyisobutyrate dehydrogenase encodes MSTIGFIGLGHMGAPMALHLLSANYTLYVYDTNAQALEDLVAKGARTVHSLKEMASLCDVIFTSVQTGKQVSEICLSQGGLFPNAKSGVLYIDCSSIDILTTMQLHREAIKHQVSMLDAPVSGGVAGAVNATLTIMAGGDEKDFKRAEPFLQHLGKKVIHAGPGGRGQAAKICNNLLLGISMIGVSEAFTLASKLGLEPKKFYEISSHASGQCWAMTSYCPVPNILENVPSNHHYEPGFMAKMMLKDLQLSQYAAESVEAMTPLGSVATELYELYINQGNGEKDFSGIINLIDNKPTV; translated from the coding sequence ATGTCTACGATAGGATTTATTGGTTTAGGACATATGGGCGCTCCGATGGCGCTGCATTTATTGTCAGCGAATTATACGCTTTATGTTTATGATACCAATGCGCAAGCTTTGGAAGACTTAGTGGCCAAAGGCGCACGGACTGTCCATTCATTAAAAGAGATGGCTAGTCTTTGCGATGTCATTTTTACAAGCGTTCAAACCGGAAAGCAAGTGAGTGAAATTTGCCTGTCGCAAGGCGGTCTTTTTCCAAATGCTAAGTCTGGTGTACTCTACATTGATTGCTCATCGATTGATATTTTAACGACAATGCAACTCCATCGTGAAGCGATTAAACACCAAGTTAGCATGCTCGATGCACCTGTCTCGGGTGGAGTAGCAGGCGCTGTCAATGCCACCTTGACGATTATGGCTGGTGGAGATGAGAAAGATTTCAAACGTGCAGAACCATTCTTACAACATCTTGGAAAAAAAGTAATCCATGCAGGTCCCGGTGGCCGTGGACAAGCTGCTAAAATTTGTAATAATTTGTTATTGGGTATTAGCATGATTGGCGTGTCAGAGGCTTTCACGCTTGCCAGTAAGTTAGGACTTGAGCCAAAAAAGTTTTATGAAATTTCTTCACACGCCTCTGGCCAATGCTGGGCAATGACAAGTTATTGTCCGGTCCCCAACATTTTGGAAAATGTTCCTTCCAACCATCATTATGAACCAGGCTTTATGGCTAAAATGATGTTGAAAGATTTACAGCTTAGTCAATATGCTGCGGAATCCGTTGAAGCCATGACGCCACTCGGCTCAGTTGCAACCGAATTATATGAGTTATATATCAACCAAGGCAATGGCGAAAAAGATTTTTCAGGCATTATCAACTTGATTGACAATAAGCCGACAGTTTGA
- a CDS encoding pentapeptide repeat-containing protein has product MAINATPKIVDDVLAPTPTKNVNDTLTNPIHANVPVNPVTVNNNRSLPHNRAPQTIFEWILQVRDPIQVHDYLKQLRKENYASKFKHTGPLGTVLHALTTNKIQDVNLRELNAAKENLEALNAIPADAIIQMIILAITLIIKILEASSMCKKKTERDQAKAEFINLVKSMPLMNYDNVFINLPHMRLDNADLSIKLIDNNTCGPNLEYANLEGARLTKVTLCQANLNKANLRGSQWIDSNLLYANTQNADIRWADLSTSQISTPPIGSIALKTFLMTTYPAQVGVPLPNVAQLKAALSFIEADLTAERLLGKTNGWNGSAVEHNHHARVTNNLLRLTKYHPEARKELLLEAAQHPYFTQEKSAQAMQVVNKCLVDVNKLFHHHQGQTLVTGSSHQRKLINEAYREQPRLALKTL; this is encoded by the coding sequence ATGGCTATCAATGCAACACCAAAGATCGTAGATGATGTTCTCGCCCCAACCCCCACAAAGAATGTTAATGATACATTAACAAATCCAATCCACGCTAATGTGCCCGTCAACCCGGTAACTGTTAATAATAATCGCTCCCTTCCGCACAACAGAGCACCGCAAACTATATTTGAGTGGATATTACAAGTTCGTGACCCAATTCAAGTTCATGATTATTTAAAGCAATTGAGAAAAGAAAATTATGCGAGCAAATTTAAACATACTGGGCCGCTCGGCACAGTTTTGCATGCTTTAACTACAAATAAAATTCAAGATGTTAATCTTAGAGAGTTAAATGCAGCCAAAGAAAACCTGGAAGCTTTAAATGCAATCCCAGCTGATGCCATCATTCAAATGATCATCCTGGCCATTACATTAATTATTAAGATTCTTGAAGCATCTTCGATGTGCAAGAAAAAAACCGAAAGAGATCAAGCGAAGGCTGAATTCATTAACTTAGTTAAAAGTATGCCTTTAATGAATTATGACAATGTATTTATCAATTTGCCCCATATGCGACTGGATAATGCAGATTTAAGTATTAAGTTAATTGATAATAATACTTGCGGTCCAAATTTAGAGTATGCGAACTTGGAAGGCGCGAGGTTAACGAAAGTAACTCTCTGTCAAGCTAACCTTAACAAGGCAAACTTACGTGGCAGCCAGTGGATAGACTCTAATTTACTCTATGCTAATACTCAAAATGCAGATATTCGTTGGGCTGACTTAAGTACGTCACAAATTAGCACACCACCCATCGGTAGCATTGCTCTTAAAACATTTTTAATGACAACATATCCAGCTCAAGTTGGCGTGCCACTCCCAAATGTTGCTCAACTTAAAGCAGCGCTTTCTTTTATTGAAGCCGATTTGACCGCTGAAAGATTATTAGGTAAAACAAACGGTTGGAATGGAAGTGCTGTAGAACATAACCATCATGCCAGAGTAACGAATAATCTTCTTCGCCTCACCAAATACCATCCGGAAGCTCGAAAAGAATTATTACTTGAAGCGGCACAACATCCTTACTTTACGCAGGAAAAAAGTGCACAAGCTATGCAAGTGGTTAACAAATGTCTTGTGGATGTAAATAAATTATTTCATCACCATCAAGGACAAACATTGGTTACAGGTTCAAGCCATCAGCGTAAGTTAATAAATGAAGCTTATCGTGAGCAACCAAGGTTAGCGCTTAAAACGTTATAA